The following DNA comes from Vicinamibacteria bacterium.
ACTTCGCTTTCTCCCTCGTCAACAGGTATCCATCAATCTGCGTTAAACTGCCCCCGACAGGAGGCCCAACGTGTTCGAGACCATTCGATGGGACGGGGATGCGGTCGTTCTCATCGATCAGAGGATCCTGCCGACGAAAGAGGAATATCTCGCTTGTCGGGATGCCGAGGCAGTGGCTGCGGCCATCAAGGACATGGTGGTCCGGGGGGCGCCGGCGATTGGGGTGACGGCGGCGTTCGGGATCGTCCTGGGGCTTCGGCAGGCTCGGGCGAAATCACCGGACGGACTTCGGGAGGCTCTGGCCTCGGTCTCGGAGCTCATGGCGGGCACCCGGCCGACGGCGGTGAATTTGTTCTGGGCGATCGAGCGGATGAAGAAGCGTTTCGGGGAGCTTCTGCCTTCAGGAGTGGAAGCGACGCTGTCCGGGCTCGAGAAGGAGGCGCTTTCGATTCAGGCCGAGGACATCGACATGAATCGGCGGATGGGGCGGCATGGGGCGGCGCTCGTTCCCGACGGAGCTCGGATTCTGACCCATTGCAACGCCGGGGCTTTAGCGACGGCGGGCTATGGGACCGCGCTCGGGGTGATGCGGGCCTGTGTGGAAGCGGGGAAGCGGATCGAGGTCCTCGCCGACGAGACGCGGCCGTTTCTCCAGGGGGCGCGGCTGACGGCTTGGGAGCTTAATAAGGATCAGATTCCGGTCACGCTCATCACCGACAACATGGCGGGGCATTTCATGGCGCGGGGCGCGATCGACCTCGTCATCGTGGGCTCCGATCGGATCGTGGCGAACGGAGACGTGGCGAACAAGATCGGGACCTATTCGGTCGCCGTCCTGGCGAAAGAGCATGGGATTCCTTTCTATGTCGCGGCGCCGACCTCGACGTTCGATCTCTCGATTTCCTCGGGGAAAGACATCCCGATCGAGGAGCGCTCGCCGGACGAGGTGACCCACGTTCAGGGCGTGCGGATAGCACCCGAAGGCGTCGGAGTTCGGAACCCGGCATTCGATGTCACGCCGAACCGGCTCGTGACCGCCATCGTGTGCGAGAACGGCGTCGCCCGGGCGCCTTACGGGGAGAGCCTGAGACAGCTCGCGAGCGCACGCGCGGCCTGAGCGGACGATGCTCGTTCTCGGCATCGAGACCTCTTGTGACGAGACCTCGGCGGCGGTGGTCGAGGACGGCCGGCGAATTCTCTCGAACCTCGTCGCTTCCCAGGTCGCAACCCACAGTCCCTTTGGGGGGGTGGTGCCCGAGCTCGCCTCGAGACAGCACCTCTCGAAGATCGGTCCGATCGTCGATGGAGCCCTGAAGAAAGCCGGGGTCGGGCTCGACGCCATCGAGGGCATCGCCGTGACGCAGGGACCGGGGCTCATCGGCTCGCTTCTCGTGGGTCTTTCCTTCGGAAAGGCGATCGCCTACGCGCGGAAGATTCCGATCGTGGCGGTCGATCATCTCGAAGGGCATATCCGGGCGGTCTATATCGAATCCCCCGAGGAAATCCCGCACCCGGCCGTCTCACTCGTCGTGTCGGGCGGACACACGAGCCTGTTCCTGATGGAAGAGGAATCTCGCTATCGGCTTCTGGGGAAGACCCGGGACGACGCCGCGGGCGAGGC
Coding sequences within:
- the mtnA gene encoding S-methyl-5-thioribose-1-phosphate isomerase, producing the protein MFETIRWDGDAVVLIDQRILPTKEEYLACRDAEAVAAAIKDMVVRGAPAIGVTAAFGIVLGLRQARAKSPDGLREALASVSELMAGTRPTAVNLFWAIERMKKRFGELLPSGVEATLSGLEKEALSIQAEDIDMNRRMGRHGAALVPDGARILTHCNAGALATAGYGTALGVMRACVEAGKRIEVLADETRPFLQGARLTAWELNKDQIPVTLITDNMAGHFMARGAIDLVIVGSDRIVANGDVANKIGTYSVAVLAKEHGIPFYVAAPTSTFDLSISSGKDIPIEERSPDEVTHVQGVRIAPEGVGVRNPAFDVTPNRLVTAIVCENGVARAPYGESLRQLASARAA